From one Triticum urartu cultivar G1812 chromosome 3, Tu2.1, whole genome shotgun sequence genomic stretch:
- the LOC125544586 gene encoding trihelix transcription factor ASIL2-like, with protein sequence MDGKLPPPNPNLPYREDCWSEGETAALVDAWGSRYIDLNRGSLRQPQWREVADAVNTRPGASARRRPPRTDIQCKNRVDTLKKKYKAERARGGPSPWPFYRQLDVLVGPTLSAAAAKKPSPPRALPMLRRRMSPSRSPSPPSPAPPMALPLPNYRRGSNLPAADLFHKAAAAAAAADSDSDDGYNNNNNYDDDEGSQQSASRSVSSHSGGNGPPVLGSGGGGGGGNKRKRGGAGGFGELAMAMETFAEMYERMEAAKQRHAEEMEKQRIKFLKDLELKRMQAFVDMQLQLSRVKQAKNGTSEMLMSLAALPFLSNPAYL encoded by the coding sequence ATGGACGGGAAGCTGCCGCCGCCCAACCCCAACCTCCCGTACCGGGAGGACTGCTGGAGCGAGGGCGAGACGGCCGCCCTCGTCGACGCCTGGGGGTCGCGGTACATCGACCTCAACCGCGGCAGCCTCCGCCAGCCGCAGTGGCGCGAGGTCGCCGACGCCGTCAACACCCGCCCGGGGGCCTCCGCGCGCCGCCGGCCCCCGCGCACCGACATCCAGTGCAAGAACCGGGTCGATACCCTCAAGAAGAAGTACAAGGCCGAGCGGGCGCGGGGCGGGccctccccctggcccttctacCGCCAGCTCGACGTCCTCGTCGGCCCGACCCTctcggccgccgccgccaagaagCCCTCCCCGCCCCGCGCGCTTCCCATGCTGCGGAGGCGCATGTCGCCCTCTCGCTCCCCGTCGCCgccctcgccggcgccgccgatGGCGCTCCCCCTGCCCAACTACCGCCGCGGGTCCAACCTCCCGGCCGCTGACCTCTTCCATAAGGCCGCCGCAGCTGCGGCCGCTGCGGATTCTGACTCGGACGATGGctacaataacaacaacaactaTGACGACGACGAGGGCTCGCAGCAATCGGCCTCGCGCTCAGTGTCGTCTCACTCTGGTGGTAACGGTCCTCCTGTTCTTGGCAGTGGtgggggcggcggtggcggcaacAAAAGGAAGAGGGGCGGGGCTGGAGGTTTTGGGGAGCTAGCGATGGCAATGGAGACATTCGCTGAGATGTATGAGCGCATGGAGGCTGCCAAGCAGAGGCATGCAGAGGAGATGGAGAAGCAGCGGATCAAGTTCCTCAAGGATCTGGAGCTCAAGCGGATGCAGGCTTTCGTGGACATGCAGCTTCAACTTTCGAGGGTAAAGCAAGCCAAGAACGGTACCTCGGAGATGCTCATGTCTCTTGCTGCACTGCCGTTCCTCAGCAACCCTGCTTACCTCTGA